A window of Nitrospira sp. CR1.1 genomic DNA:
TCGCGTCATGCTCAGCCGCGCTCAAGGCACACGCACGAAAAGCGTCGAGCACACGGAACGTGTCATTCACGACATGCTCGAGAGCATTCCGGTTCCGGTGTAACCACTGCCCTGGCGCCGGAGTGGCCCAGCCACCAACCGCGCCACACGACCGTTCGCTGGACGACAGGCCACCAGCATGGCATCCATGACCCTCCACACCTGGCTCCATCGACTCTCCCGGCATCGCGCGATCAGCGTGACAACGGAAGGCGTTCGCTTCCTGCTGCTCACCCTGGCCGTCGGAGTCGCTGCCGTCAATACGGGCAACAATCTGTTCTACCTCCTCCTGGCCATGATGCTCAGCCTGATCGTGTTATCCAGCTTCCTCTCGGAACAATGCGTGCGGCGGCTGGAGTTTCATCGTCATCTCCCCGACACGCTCTTTGTGAATCAACCGGCCTCCGCAACGCTCTGGATTGCCAACCGCAAATCGCATATTCCGAGCGTCTCCCTGCGGCTCGTGGACGTCGTCGCCGGCCAGGATCATGATCGCGGCATTCACCTCGCGCACCTCGCGCCGGGGGCGTCGACCTTGCGCTCCTACCCGCTGCGCATCACACGCCGAGGGCGATATCAACTCGACGGGCTCCGCGTCGTCACCCCCTTTCCCTTCGGACTGTTTCACAAGAAAGCGTTCTACCCGCAGGAGGCCAGCCTCATCGCCTGTCCCGAACTCATTCCGCTGCCGCCCATGCGGGTCCAGGAAATGAACGCGATCGGCTATGATCAAGCCCAGGCCCGGCGCGGCCACGGAAATTCACTCTACAATTTGCGAGAGTTTCGCCCCGGGGATGATTCGCGCGCCATCCATTGGATGACGACGGCACGAACGGCCAAACTCATGCTCAAAGAGACCGAAGCCGAAGATCAACGCATGATCACGCTCGCCGTCTTTACGGTCGCACCGGACGAAGAAGAGGAGACGTTCGAACGAGCGCTCTCCATCGCCGCCTCGTTGACTGATCATTTTCTGACCAACGGCGTGCGGCTCCGCTTGCTGCTCGGCGATCAACCAGAACTCCTGGCCGACGCCGACGAGCCGCCACGGCATCTGTTCCATGCCCTGGCGCTCTGTGAGCGACGCCCCGTAGGCGATCATGCGGCCGTACAACACACGCTGGTCCAAGCGCTGGTCCGGTCCCAGGATGGCCCCACACTCCTGATCTCATCATCGACGGACCAGGCCCTCCGCGAGATGTTTCCAGCCGTCGACCAGATCCTGACCCCTTACACGCACGAGGACCTCTTCGATGCCGCTGGATCACGCCTTTCGGCTTAGTTCTATCCTGCTGGCAGCGACCGGCTTCGCAAGCCTGACACTCGCCATTACCCTGCCGTTCTGGCTCCTTGTCCTGACGGCGGGGACCTTCGCCACGGCGTTGTTGCGCATCCAGTCCCACAGCGCGATCTCCGCTGTCATCGGTCGCCTCCGGTTCTCAGCCCTCACCTGGAACATCTTTCTATTTCTTGCGTTCACGGGGTTCTGGATCGATCTCCTTCTCATCTCACGGGAGCTCCTTCCGGCGGGAATTCACTTTCTTGTACTGCTCCTGGTGAACAAACTTTCGAACCTCGACCAACGACGCGACTTCCTGCATCTCTACGCCATCAGTCTGATCGCACTCCTGGCCTCCGCGGCGCTGACGACGCAACTGTGGTACGCCCCATTTTTCTTCGTCTTTCTGGTCATCGGCGTCTGGACCCTTCTGCTCTATCACCTGTTGCAGGAACGGGAAGAGACGACGGAACCGCGACAAGCGCCTCACACAGAGCCATCCCTCCCATTGCTCCCGCACCTCACAGCGCGCTTCTTCTGGACCACCAACGTGATGGCGGCAGGCGCGTTCGCGCTCACATTGCTGTTCTTTTTTATGATTCCGCGAGTCGGGGTGGGATTCTTTCAAAACACGCATGGAGAAAGTTTACGCACGACCGGGTTTTCGGAGCACGTCGATCTGGGAGTCATCGGGCCAGTCAAACAAGACCCGAGCATTGTCATGCGAGTGGAACTTCCGGATCGCACGGAGCACGACTCGAAGCGGGAGCCCCTGTACCTTCGAGGCGCCGCCTACAATCGGTATGATGGAAAATCCTGGAGCAACAGCCTGCCGCATCGCCGCATGCTGACGGAGCTTCCCGAAGGAACCTTCACGCTCCGGACGTCCGGTACCAAACCATCGGGTGCGGCGCGACCGCTCAGACAGGACATTCTCCTTGAGCCCATCGACACCACCGTGCTGTTCGGCGCTCCGTCTCCCACGTCGGTCAAGGGCCACTTTCTTTCCATCCAATCCGATCTGATGGGCTCACTTTCCCTGCCGTATCCGCTCCATGCGCGTAGCCAATACACCGTCTATTCCTCGCCGACAACCCTGAATGCAGTGGAGAAACAGGCCTCTGCGTTGCCCTACCCGGACTTTGTCCTCCAACAGTATCTTCAAGTGCCCGCCGTGAACGAACACATCCTCGAGCTGGCACGCCAGATTACCAAACCTGCGACCAGTATCGCCCAGGCCGTCACTCTAGTTCGCGCACATTTGCTGGCTCATTATCGATACAACCTGGATGTGCCTTCTCTGCAATCGTCGCATCCGCTTGAAGACTTTCTTCTGACTCGAAAAACCGGCTATTGCGAACACTATGCGACGGCCATGGTGGTGATGCTTCGCACCGTGGGAATACCCGCCCGGCTGGTGACCGGATTTCTTGCAACCGAATGGAATGACTACGGCGGCTACTACACCGTTCGTCAACGAGACGCCCACGCCTGGGTGGAAGTCTATTTTCCGCAATCAGGCTGGATCACCATGGACCCCACCCCTCCCTCTCCAGACGCGGATGGTGCCCCCTGGTGGCAGTCAGCCACTAGTGCGATGGATTCGCTCCGTATCAAGTGGGATCGTCTGTTCGTCCACTACAGCGCGCATGACCAGTTCACCGTCGTGCAAGGTATTCGAGAAAGCGGGGAGGCTGTACGGGCAGGCCTCTCCGAAACAATGAGCGCCCTGTCGGCTCAGGCCGTCGCTATAATCAGCCGCGTGGTGACCACCCTGACTCCCTCCGGTGTTCCGCACCACGCGGCCACTTTTCTGCTGGCGCTCGCCGCAGTCTATGGAGGGATGAGGATCCTGCGCCGGTTCCGGAATGGGCCTACGCATGACCGGGTCTTTTCAACGCAACAACAGACCGTCATTACGCTCTACACCACCATGCTACAGTGCTGCGCGCAGCGGGGGATCACCAAATCAGCCGGCACCACGCCACTCGAGTTTCTTGATCAGATTCAAGCGCGATGGGGCGAGGCCTGGCCCTCTGCCCATGCTCTGACACAACTCTACTCGCGAGTGCGCTTTGGTCAAGCGCCACTCACCGAAGAGGACATCGCCATAGCAGAGGCTCAGCTGCGAGCACTTCGCCTTCTTGGGCCTTCGACAACCCACGCCTAACCACCGTCACGCTGGACGGCAATGGAATAGTGCGGAGTCCGAGACGCACCGCTCGGATTCTTTCAGGACAATCTGCAGAAAGTGGGTGGAGCAACTTGATTGATTGACTGAAAGCAACTGGTCGACACAACCCAATATCTCATTTCTTCATACATTCAGAAGCGACCCCTCCTTCGGTTCAGGCTCGTCGGCGGAACAGCTCCAGAGGTTGCATTCGTATTCATACGACACGTGACAGCGCACACAATGGTCGGCCCCGCCGTGTTTGAATCAATCGGAAGGAGAGTGTCCGGCCTCATTCCCCTTCAGGGCGAAAGGCGGCTGCCGTGACACGCACGCGTGTCACGGGCGAGCAAATCGTGGCCGTATTCAAAGAGGGTGAGATGGGCGCGCCGGGTGCCGATCTCAGCCGTCATCTCGGGA
This region includes:
- a CDS encoding transposase; amino-acid sequence: MTRTRVTGEQIVAVFKEGEMGAPGADLSRHLGIAEQTFYRWTRR
- a CDS encoding DUF58 domain-containing protein, with protein sequence MASMTLHTWLHRLSRHRAISVTTEGVRFLLLTLAVGVAAVNTGNNLFYLLLAMMLSLIVLSSFLSEQCVRRLEFHRHLPDTLFVNQPASATLWIANRKSHIPSVSLRLVDVVAGQDHDRGIHLAHLAPGASTLRSYPLRITRRGRYQLDGLRVVTPFPFGLFHKKAFYPQEASLIACPELIPLPPMRVQEMNAIGYDQAQARRGHGNSLYNLREFRPGDDSRAIHWMTTARTAKLMLKETEAEDQRMITLAVFTVAPDEEEETFERALSIAASLTDHFLTNGVRLRLLLGDQPELLADADEPPRHLFHALALCERRPVGDHAAVQHTLVQALVRSQDGPTLLISSSTDQALREMFPAVDQILTPYTHEDLFDAAGSRLSA
- a CDS encoding DUF3488 domain-containing protein; this translates as MPLDHAFRLSSILLAATGFASLTLAITLPFWLLVLTAGTFATALLRIQSHSAISAVIGRLRFSALTWNIFLFLAFTGFWIDLLLISRELLPAGIHFLVLLLVNKLSNLDQRRDFLHLYAISLIALLASAALTTQLWYAPFFFVFLVIGVWTLLLYHLLQEREETTEPRQAPHTEPSLPLLPHLTARFFWTTNVMAAGAFALTLLFFFMIPRVGVGFFQNTHGESLRTTGFSEHVDLGVIGPVKQDPSIVMRVELPDRTEHDSKREPLYLRGAAYNRYDGKSWSNSLPHRRMLTELPEGTFTLRTSGTKPSGAARPLRQDILLEPIDTTVLFGAPSPTSVKGHFLSIQSDLMGSLSLPYPLHARSQYTVYSSPTTLNAVEKQASALPYPDFVLQQYLQVPAVNEHILELARQITKPATSIAQAVTLVRAHLLAHYRYNLDVPSLQSSHPLEDFLLTRKTGYCEHYATAMVVMLRTVGIPARLVTGFLATEWNDYGGYYTVRQRDAHAWVEVYFPQSGWITMDPTPPSPDADGAPWWQSATSAMDSLRIKWDRLFVHYSAHDQFTVVQGIRESGEAVRAGLSETMSALSAQAVAIISRVVTTLTPSGVPHHAATFLLALAAVYGGMRILRRFRNGPTHDRVFSTQQQTVITLYTTMLQCCAQRGITKSAGTTPLEFLDQIQARWGEAWPSAHALTQLYSRVRFGQAPLTEEDIAIAEAQLRALRLLGPSTTHA